Part of the Halobaculum halobium genome, CGCCGTTGCCGCCGACGTACGCGCCGAACTGGTCGACCCACCACTCGCGGACGCTTGGCTCCAGACGGTCGAGCACGTCGCCGTCGGCGATGTCGACGGCGGCGGGGTCGAAGTCGTACCCGGCGTCGGTCGCGGCGAGCAACTCCCGCCCGTCGGTCATGACGATCGGCAGGGGCCGAGGCGGTAAGTCGGTTGTGGGGGCCCGGGTCGCCGCACGAGCCACCGCTCCGGACCCGGTCCGCCACCGATCCCGCACCAGTCCGTCACCGATCCCGCACCGGTCCGCGCGAACCGCAACCACTTCCCCCGCGGTCGCCGACGACGAGGTATGCGCGTCACGTTCCTCGGGACCGGCTCGGCGATGCCCGTCGCCGACCGCGTCCAGACCGGTCTGCTCGTCGAGGCGGCCCCCGGCGACCGCGCCCCCCTGCTGGTCGACTGCGGCGCCGGGATCCTCCACCGGCTCTCCCAGACTGACCCGGGCTACGAGGCGGTCTCGACGGTCCTGCTCACGCACCACCACCTCGACCACGTTTCCGATCTCCTCGCGCTGCTCAAGGCCCGCTGGCTCGCGGGCGAGCAGCGCCTCCACGTCGTCGGCCCGCCGGGGACGAAGGCGCTGCTCGACGACCTGTTGGCCGTCGGCGAGTTCGAGTACCTCGACGGGCGCGCCGACCTGAGCGTGCGCGAAGTCCACCCCGGCGCCGAGTTCACGCTGGCCGGGGTGACGGTCGAGGCGTTCGAGACGCGCCACTCGAAGCAGTGTCTCGCGTACCGGTTCTCGGACCGCGGCAGCGACGCTGACGAGTCAGTCGCCGGTGCTTCCGACGCCGACGCCGACGCCGGCGGCGACTTCGTCTTCTCGGGCGACTCGGAGGCGTTCGACGGGCTCGCGAACTTCGCCGACGGCGCTCGCGTGCTCGCACACGACTGCTCGTTCCCCGACGAGGTCGACGTGGACAACCACCCGACGCCGACGCAGTTGGGCGAGGCGCTGGCCGGCCGTGACATCGACCGCGTCTACCTCACGCACCTGTATCCGCACACCGAGGGCCGACACGACGACATGCTCGACGCCGTCGGCCGCCACTTCGACGGGGACGTGCGGGTCGCCCGCGACGGTCTTCGCTTCGAGCTGTGAACCGCGACGCGCTCGGCTTTCTCGCGCTCGCGGCGCTGTGGGGAACGGCGTTCGTCGCGACGAAGGCGGCGCTGGCGGAGTTCCCGCCGGTGCTGCTGGGTGCGCTGCGCTTCGACATCGCCGCCGCGGTCCTCGTCGCCGTCGCGGTCGCGTCCGGCGAGCGGCTCCGACCGGCCGGCCGCGGCGACGTCGCGCCGATCCTGACGGGCGGCGCGTTCAGCATCGGACTCCACCACGCGCTGTTGTTCACCGGCCAGCAGTACGTCTCGAGCGCGGTCGCGGCGACGCTGCTCGGGCTGATCCCGGTGCTCACGCCAGTCGCCACGCGGGTGGCCCGCCCGGACGAGCGCATCGACGCCGTGGGCGCCGTCGGCCTGCTCGTGGGCTTCGCCGGGCTGATCCTGATCGCGGACCCGGACCTGGCTCGGCTCGCGAGCGACGCAACGGGAGTGCTTGGCGGCGCCGGCGGGGAAACCGGCGTCGCGGGCGGCGTTGCCGCGGGAATCTCGGCCGCGAACGTCGGAGCGCTGTTCGTGTTCGGCTCGGCGGTCGCCTGGGTCGCCGGCGCGGTGACGACCCGGGAGGACGACGCCACGCTCGGCCCGCTGGCGCTGCAAGCGTGGATGGCCGCAGTCGGCGCGTTCCTGCTCCACGTCGCCGCCGCGGTCGTCGGGCAGTCGCCCGCCGGGCTCGACCCGTCCACGGCGGGGCTGGCGTGGCTCGCGTACCTCGCGATCGTCCCCGGCGCTGGGGGCTTCCTGCTGTACTTCCGGCTGCTCGACCGGCTCGGTCCGATCCGCGCGGGGCTACTGGAGTACGCGATCCCGCCGTTCGCGGCCCTGTTCGGGTTCCTCGTACTCGGGGAGACGCTCGCGGCGGACACCGTGTGGGGGTTCGCGTGCATCCTCGCGGCGTTCCTCCTGGTCCAGCGCGTGCCGATTCGGGCGGCGCTGCGGCGTCGGTTCGGGTGAGCCGCGCCGGCGTCGACGCCGGCCTTCGGGCCCCTCACCCGATCCGCGTCCCGGGCTCTTCGCCCGCGAGGAAGGACCCGATGTCGTCCGGGCCGAACACGTCCGCCGGCGAGCCGAGCGCGAGCAACTCGCGCACCTTCGCGGCCATCCCGCCGGTCACGTCCGTCGCGTCGCTGACGCCGAGCACGTCCGCGACCTCGTCGAACGCGTCGATCCGTGGGATTACCTCGTCGTCGCCGTCGAGGACGCCCGGAACCGTCGAACAGAGGCCGACGCGGTCGGCGTCGAGCGCCGACGCGAGTTCCGTCACGATCTCGTCGCCCGAGAGGACGGTGACGCCCTCGCCCGCGTGGACGACGCCGTCGCCGTGGAGCACGGGGACGAACCCCTCGTCGAGCATCGTCGCGACCTGATCGGTCATGAGGGTGAGGTCGCCGGCGGCGTCCCGCACCGCCGCAGAGAACGGGTGGACCGGGACCGCCGGCACGTCCTCGGCGTGCAGCCGCGAGAGCACGAACCGGTTCAGCGTCGTCATCGCGCCGTGGACGTCCATCACGCCGCCCGCGTCGCGGATCCCTTCGGTCGTGCTCGCGCCGTGTTCGGCCGCGTGGTGGTGCCCGAACGAGCCGCCGCCGTGGACGACGACGAGGTTCTCCACGTCCGCCTCGGCGATCGCGGCCGCGAGCGCCGCCAACGTCTCTCCGTCGAGGGTCTCCGGGCGGTCCTTCTCGGTGATGACCGAGCCACCGAGCTTCAGGACGGTGACCATCTACGCCACCTCCACCCGGACGCCCTCGGTCGCGAGCTCGGCGCGGAACGACTGCTCGCACTCGGCGGTGTAGCCGAGCGCGTGTTCGGTCTCGTCGGAGGAGTCCAGCGCGACCGTGCAGCCGCCGCCTCCGGCGCCGGTCAGTTTCGAACCGTGGGCGCCCGCCTCACGCGCGGCCCACACCATCGCGTCCAGCGAGCGCGAGGAGACGCCGAGCGCCTCCAACAGCCCGTGGTTGAAGTCCATGAGCTGGCCGAGCTCCGCGAGCAGTTCGTCGTCGGGCTCCGTCTCGGGGTCGGCCGCGGCGAGCAGCCGTTCGCCCTCGCGGGTGAGATCACCGATCGTCGCCACCGTGTCCGCGGCGAAGTCGTGCTCCTCCCTGAGGGTGCGAACGCCCGCGACGAGCCGACCGGTGTCTCCGGCGCCGCCGTCGTAGCCGACGACGAACGGAAGCGGCGGCGCGTCGATCGTCCGTGTGTCGTCGCCCTCGACGCGGACGGCCCCGCCCATCGCCGAGCAGTACGTGTCCGCGCGCGACGCCTGGCCGTCCTGCACCTCGTACTCCGCCCGGTAGGCGCGGCGGGCCACCTCCTCGGGATCCAACTCGGTGCCGAGCGCACGCGTCGCCGCGTCGATGCCGGCGACCACGACAGCCGCCGACGAACCGAGGCCGGCGCCCAGAGGGATGTCGGACTCGACGGTGATGTCGAAGCCCGTCTCGGGGGCGCCGGCGGCCTCGCGGGCCTGGTCGACGGCGGCTTCGATGTACTCCGTCGCCGCCGACAACAGCGGCGTCGGCACGTCTACGTCAGGCCGGTCGTCAACGCCCCCGCCCCAGGTGACGGTGAAGCCGTCAAGCGAGAGGTCCGCCGCGTCGACGCGGACGCGCCCGTCCGCCCGCGGCTCGACGGACACGCGTGCGCGGCGCTCGACCGCGCACGGCACCGCCGGCTCGCCGTACACGACCGCGTGCTCGCCGAAGAGGTACACCTTTCCCGGCGCGCTGCAGGTGGTCATACCCGCGACCAGCATCCCGGCCCTAACAGCCGTTTCGACTCCGGCCGGGGCGAACGCCCGCCTCGGGATTGATACGCGCTGCGGTACGGTTATATGAGGTCCGACCCCGTGTCGAACCGTGGCGCTCGGCGACCGCGTCTCCGCGGGATCCCACGGCGCCACGCCCGCAGCCGCGGACCGGCGACCCAGGGAAAGAGGGAATGCACGCCGTCGCGACCGGGATCCGGTCGTCTCGGGTCGGCTCCGCGGTGTCGACTTCACCACCGACAGCCACGTCACTCGACTGCCCGTCCGCCTGGATCCAGATTATATCGTTTGATAAATTCAACCGCGGAATTATGTGCGTCGATGTGGCTCCTTCTCTCATGAGTTCGACGACGCCACCGAACGCATCCCCGCACGTGGACCGTAGTCGGGACGGCACGCGCTTGCGAGTCGAACTCTCGGGTGCGTTCGAGGCGGCGGACGTCGTCACGGCGATGGCGCGAGCGCGCCACATTGCCGAGGAGTGCGACGCCGAGTTCGGCGTCGTCGTCGACGTGCGTGAGTTCACCGCCCGCGGGGACGCCCTCGCCGCGCTCGGGGAGTGGGAAACGTTCCTCCGCATGGCGGGCGCAACCGCGGTCGTTCGCGTCGGTGACGAGGACGCTGTCGGAGGCGCCGACCGCCGTGCGTCGTCGATCGAGGAAGCCGAGCGACTGCTCTCGCGGTAGGCGCCGCGGTCGACACACGTCGCTCTCCGTCCGTTCGACAGGCGTTCGGCGGCGCCGGGGCTGGCGACTGTGACTACAAAGGAGTGAACGCGAAATTCAGCCGTCGGCTTACAGTTCGGCCTCGAAGTCCTCGAGGGCGTAGCCGGGCTCGGCGCCGCGGCGGTCGAGCGTCTCGTTGGCGAGCAGCCAGTAGACGACCGAGAGCGCTCGGCGACCCTTGTTGTTCGTCGGAATAACCAGGTCGACGTTGCTGACCTGGTTGTTGGAGTCACACATCGCGATGACGGGGATGCCGACCGTGATTGCCTCCTTCACCGCCTGCGCGTCGCCGATGGGGTCGGTGACGACCACGACGTCCGGCTCGATGTAGCCGGCGTACTCGGGGTTCGTCAGCGTCCCCGGGATGAAGCGACCGGTGCGCGCGCGCGCGCCGATTGCGTCGGCGAACTTCTCGGCCGGGAAGCGACCGTACTGGCGCGAGGAGGTGACGAGCACCTGCTCGGGGTCGTAGTTGGAGAGGAACGATGCCGCCGTCCGGATCCGGCCGTCCGTCTTGCTCACGTCGAGCACGTACAGACCGTCGTCGCGGACGCGGTGGATGAACCGCTCCATGTCCTTGGTCTTCTGCTGGGTCCCGATGTGGACCCCAGCCGAGAGGTAGTCCTCGACGGGGATGAGCAGGTCTGCCTCGTCGTCGGGCATGACGTCCTCGTCGAAGCGCGGGCTCTCCTCCTCGTCGGCCTCCTCGGCCGCCTCGGTCTCCTCGGGCTGTTCCTCAGTGTCGTCGGGCGACTCCTCGGCCGCGGGCTGGGTCTCCTCGACCTCCTCCTCGGCGTCCGTCGCCTCTTCGGTGTCGTTCTCGCTTTCGCTCATACTGCCTCCTCCGCGATGCGGATGAGTTCGTTCAGCTTTGCGGTGCGCTCGCCGCCGACCGTCCCCGTCTTGATGAACGAGGCGTCGGTCGCGACGGCGAGGTGTGCGATGGTCGTGTCCTCGGTCTCGCCCGAGCGGTGGGAGACGACCGCGTCCAGCCCGTTGCGCTGGGCCAGTTCCACGGCGTCGAACGCGTCCGACAGCGTCCCGATCTGGTTCGGTTTGATCAGGATGCTGTTGGCCGCGCCCTCGTCGATGCCCCGCGAGAGGCGCTCGACGTTCGTGACGAACAGGTCGTCGCCGCAGATCAGCGTGCGGTCGCCGACCCGATCGGTCAGCTCGGCGAAGCCGTCGTAGTCGTCCTCGTCGAGGGGGTCCTCGACGTACGCGAGGTCGTAGTCGTCGACCAACTCGGCCATGTACTCGACCTGCTCGGCCGAGGTGCGCTCGGCGTCGCCGTAGCGGTAGACGCCGGCGTCGGCGTCGTACAGCTCCGAGGCGGCCACGTCGAGACCGAACTTGATCTCGAACCCGAGCGCCTCCTCAACGCGCGAGGTGGCCTCGTCGACGATCTCGAACGCCTCGGCGTCGGAGACGGCGGGCGCCCACGCGCCCTCGTCGCCCTTCGCGGCGGCGACGCCGCGGTCGGCGAGGATCTCGGCGACCTCGGCGTGGACATCCGCGTTGGCGAAGACCGCCTCCGCCACCGACGGCGCGCCAACGGGCGCCGCGAGGAACTCCTGGATGTGCGTCGCTTCGGCGGCGTGCTCGCCGCCACCCACGACGTTCCCCAGCGGGACCGGGAACGATCGGTCGGCGTCACGGAAGGTGCCGCCGAGGTGCTGGAACAACGGCGCGCCCAGCACGTCGGCACCCGCCTTCGACGCCGCCATCGAGATGGCGACGGCGCTGTTGGCGCCGATCTCAGAGAAGTCGTCCGTCCCGTCTGCCGCGTGCAGGGCCGCGTCCACGTCGCGCTGGTTGCCGGCGTGAACCGACCGCTCCAAGCGCGGGACCGCGTGCTCGCGGGCCATCGCGATCGCCTCCTTCGCCGGGAGCTCGATCGCCTCGTACTCGCCCGTCGACGCCCCGGAGGGCGCCGCCGCGCGGCCGAAGCCGCCCGACTGGGTCAATACGTCGGCCTCAACCGTGGGGTTCCCCCGCGAGTCGAGCACGCGACGAAGCGACACCGACTCGATCAGGGTCATCTACGTGCCCTCCCGGCGGACCGTGAACGGCAACACGCCGGCGTCGTACTCCTCGGCCGCGATGAGGATCGGCTCGGACTGGTCGCTGTCGATCAGCGCTGGCGCTCCGTACGCCAGCTGCAGCGATCGTGCGCCCAGAATGCGGGCCTTCTCGTACCGGTTGTACTCCAGGTTCCCGCTCATTGGTATGGGGAGACGACGTCGACCAGGTCGGTGTGACTCACCATCATCCGCCGACAGCAGTGGCGGTCCACGCCGAGTTCGTCGAGGACCGCTGCGGGGTCCTCGTCGCCCTCCTTGGCGCGAGCTTTGAACTCCTCCCAGTGTTCACCGATGACGTTGCCGCACGTGAAACACCGGACAGGGATCATCATGGGTGGATCACCTCAGCGGTACGACTTCTGGTAGCGAGCGCGTGCGCCGGGCCCGCCCCACTTCTTCGGTTCGCTCTGCCGGGAGTCGTTCACCAGCAGGGAGCGGTCGAACTCCATGAACGCGTCGCGGAGCTCTGCGTCGTTTCGGTGCTGCACGATGCCGCGTGCGATCGCCGTGCGGACCGCGTCCGCCTGACCGGCGAAGCCGCCGCCGTTGACCGACACCTCGACGTCGACCTCCGAGCGGAGGTCTTCGCCGGCGACGCGGAACGGCTCCAGCATCTTCAGGCGCGCCATCTCGGGTTCGACCAGCTCGACGGGCTGGGAGTCGATACGCACTCGCCCCTCGCCGTCCGTGACGGTGGCGCGGGCGACGGCGGTCTTCTTCTTTCCGGACGTGTTCGTTACCATGTGACGTTGGCCCCCAGGTCCTCGGAGATCGCACCGAGGGTGGTGAACTTGATGTTCGACAGTCGATCGAGGGAGGTGCCATCGAGCACCTCCGGCTCCGGCGCGTCCTCGTCGGGCGAGGTCGTCTCGGAGTCGAACGGGTTACCGACGTACACGCGGACGTTCTCGAACGCCTCGCGACCCTTCGTGGTCTTGTACGGCAGCATCCCGCGGACCGACCGCTTGAAGATGCGGTCCGGTCGCTTCGGGTAGTACGGGCCCGAGTCGGAGCCGAGGTTCGCGCGCGTGCGGTACTTCTCAAGCGTCGCGTCGGTGTTCCCGGTGATCACGGCGCGCTCGGCGTTGATGATCGCGACGCGCTCGCCGTCGAGCGCCTGCTGTGCGACCTTCGACGCGACGCGACCCATGATGGCGTCGCGTCCGTCGACGACCACGTCGGCCTCGAACTCTGCGAGGCTCATCGGATCACCCGGACATCGGTCCCTTCGGGGTTGTTCGACAGCGCTTCCTCCAGCCGGACGGCCTCGCCTGCCTGATCGATCTTCGTCTCGGCGGTGCCGGAGAAGTCGATGGCGGCGACGGTAACGTCCTTACGGAGCACGCCCGAGCCGAGCACCTTGCCCGGCACGACGACGGTCTCGTCCTCGTTTGCGTACCGCTCGATGCGGCCGAGGTTGACCTCCGCGTGCGTGCGCCGCGGCTTTTCGAGCCGGTCGGCGACGTCCTGCCAGACGCTGGCATCGGACGAACGCGCGACCGACTTCAGTTCGGCGATGAGGTTCTGAAGTCTCGGATTAGTCTTGCTACTACTCATACGGTTTCCTCTTGAGTGAGAGTTGTTGGATCGGTCGCGAGCCGCCGACGGCGACCACGCGACGTGTGGTCGCGCCGGTAACCGGTCGCGACTGAGTCCACGTGAGAACGGGAGTGCAGGGGGCAGGATTTGAACCTGCGAACCTCTACAGGACAGCGCCCTGAACGCTGCGCCGTTGGCCAGACTGGGCTACCCCTGCTCGCGTCCCGTCGTTTGCCGTCCCACCGGATAACCCCTTCGGTCCACCCCGTCCGTACGAGACGGTGACGGCGCGCCGGCTGGCCGGTCGGACGCGCCGCGGGGGCGAACAATCGGTGGGTGTGGTGAGACGACATGTGATTGGTTAAACTGCGACTTTCTCTGCGAGTTCGTCCGCGCGGTCACGCAACGACTCGACCGCACGGAGCGTGAGTTCCTCGACGCTCATCGACCCGTCCGTCTCGATCTGGAAGACGAACGCGCCGGGAACGTCCTCGATGTCCAGCTCCTTGCCGGGGTATCGGTTGGTGAGATCGGAGTCGAACTCCTCGGTGTGGACGAGTTCGCCGTCCTCCGTTTCGATGACGCCGCGGAGGATGTTCGGCTCCTCCTCGTCGAATTCGTCGGCGTCGCCGACGACGCTCACGCGCTGCAGGTGGCGGTAGCCGACGGCCACGCCGCCCTGGTGTTTCGCGTGCTCTTTGCCGGAGTCGAGCACCGCGTCGGCCTCGAACTCCAGCCGCTGTCCCTCCTTCAGCTCGATGATGGGGACGTTCTCGTCGGCCGGCTGGACGAGGTCGTCGGACGTCTCGATGTCGCCCGAGTACGCCGTCGCCGGTCCCTCGACGTCGAGCGCGAGGGTGACGGTGTCGCCGACCTCGTAGTCGTCAAGCGGCGTCGTCAGGGGGACGAGCCCCAGGCGGAGCCCGACCATCTCGTCGAACATCACCGACGAGTTCTCGACGAACCGAACGGTGTCGATCGAGAACGTCGGGACTTCCGAGAGGATCGTCCGGCGCAGGCCGTTCGCGACCGCGGGGGTGAGCCCGCGCACGAGCAGCCGCGCGGATCGGTCGTCTCGGGTGACTACCTCGACGTCGAAGTCTGCAGCCATGGATTACAGGCGGTTCTTTTTCGGCGCTCGAGTGCCGTCGTGCGGGATCGGGGTCACGTCCTCGATGCGACCGATCTCGATCCCGGCGCGGGCGAGCGCGCGGATCGTCGGCTGCGCGCCCGGGCCCGGGGACTTCTGAGCGTTGCCACCGGGGCCGCGGATGCGGACGTGGACGCCCTCGATTCCCTGCGCCTTGAGCTGCTCGGCGACGCCCTCGGCCATCTGCATGGCCGCGTACGGCGACGCCTCGTCTCGGTTCTGCTTCACCACGGCACCGCCCGAGGACTTGATCAGCGTCTCAGCCCCGGTGATGTCGGTCACCGTGATGAGAGTGTTGTTGAACGACGCGAACACGTTCGCGATCGCCCAGCGACTCTCGGTGGTCTCGGATTCGCTCATTTACTGACCCTCCGCGCGTTCGGGGTGGAGTTCGTCGGCAAGCGGGGACTGCTCGTCGAAGTCGACGAGGTCCTCCTCGACCGTCTCGACCTTGTAGGACGGGCGCGTGACGCGGGCGTCCCCGACGACCACGTGGCCGTGGAGGATGAACTGCCGCGCCTGCTTCGTCGAGTTACCGACGCCGTTGCGGTAGGCGACCGTCTGGAGCCGACGTTCGAGCACGTCGGTCACGTCGAGCGACAGGACGTCCGTGATGGCGTCCGTCTCGTCGAGGATGCCGAGGCGCTGGAGCCGCGCGACGAAGTCGGCGCCGGCCTCGTTGGCCGCCTCGACGTCGCCCTGCGACTCGCCGATGAGGCGTCGCGCCTCGCGGCGGTAGCGACGCAGTTCCGACTGCGCGCGCCACAGTTCCTCTTTGTTCTTCAGGCCGTAGCGGGAGAGCAGATCCGACTCCTCGTCGATGCGCTCGCCCTGGTACGGGTGGTTCGGCGTCTCGTAGCGCTTGGTGGAGGTTCCGGTACTCATTCGTCGTCATCCTCCGCGGCGGCCGCTTCCTCCTCGGCCTGTTCTTCGCGGATCTCCTCGACGTTGACCCCGATGGTGCCCTCGGTCCGGCCCGTGGACTTGGTCCGCTGTCCGCGGACCTTCTGCCCGCGCTTGTGGCGGGTGCCCTTGTAGGAGTCGATCATCTTCATCCGGTTGATGTCGTGGCGGCGCTTCTCGTTGAGGTCCGAGCCTACGATGTGGTCGGTCTCGCCGGTGAAGAAGTCCTTCTGCCGGTTGACCATCCACTCGGGCACGTGCTCCGAGAAGTTCTCGACGACGTCGACGACGTCGTCGATGTCGTCTTGATCGAGGCGGCCGAACGTGGCGGTTCGGTCCACGTCGGCGGCCTCGGCCACCAGGCGCGCCGTGCGCTGGCCGATGCCTTTCATGTCGCTGAGGCTGCGCTCGACGGACTTCGTCCCGTCCAGGTCCGTCTGGCCGATCCGGACGAAGTACTGGAGGTCCTCGTCGTCCTCCTCCGCGTCGGGCGCGTTCTCTGGTTCTTCTGCACTCATGTCTTGTCTGTGTGGTCAGCGTTGCGGCGGGGATTCGAACCCCGGAGGCTTGCGCCACTGAGTTAGCAACCCAGCGCCTTGGGCCAGGCTTGGCTACCGCAACACCCTGTCTGTTGTATCGTCGCCTCGCGAGCCACCGCGGCTCCGGACTCGGGACCCGGCGCCCCTACAGTGTCTGCGTTCGATGTAACTCGGAGCCCGTACTTAAGCGTCACGAAACCCGCGGTCGTCGTGCGAGGGCGTCACGACCGTGTGAACGCCCAGCACGGTGGTTTCGAGCATCCGTTCGAACGCGGGACCGCCGGCGCCGCCGCGCTCGCTCAGGGGTGCTCTTCGTCGACGAACTCGAACCGGGCCCCGCCCGTCTCGGACGCGGTCACGGACGCGGTCCAGCCGTGGGCCTGTGCGATCTCGCGGACGATACTCAGCCCGAACCCGGTTCCCTCCTCGCGGGTGGTGTACCCGTGGTCGAACACCGAATCGCGGTCCGACTCCGTGATGCCCGGGCCGTCGTCGGCGACCGCGAAGCCCCCGGCCGTCGATTCGACGACGACGTGCACGTCGTCGCCCCCGTGTTCGACGGCGTTACGGAACAGATTCTCCAGCAGTTGGAGCAGGCGGCTCCGTTCGGCCACGAGCGTCGCCGCGCCCTCGGCGTCGAGTGTCGCCGACCCGGTGTCGACGGTCGACCACGCCTCAGCCGCCGCCGCGCGCAGGTCGGTCGGTTCCGGGTCCTCGACGGCACTCCCCGTCCGCGCCATCGTCAGCACGTCCGAGATGATCTGCTCCATTCGGTCGTGGGCGCGGGTCGCCTTTCCGAGGCGCTCGTCGTCGAGTTCCGCAGACAGCAGTTCGAGCTGGCCCTTCGCGACCGCCAGGGGGTTGCGGAGGTCGTGGCTCACGATCGTCGCGAAGTCCTCCAGCCGATCGTTTTGGCGCCGAAGATTCTCCTCGACGACCTGTCGTTCCAACTGCGCCGACACCCACTCGGCCATGAGCTCCACGAGCGTCACCTGCCACTCGTCGAACGCCTGGGTGCGCGGCTCGCGGTCGTAGAAACAGAACGTCCCGTACACCGATCCGTTCACCCGGACCGGCGCCCCGAGGTAACAGGATATCCCCCAATCGGTGTAGCCGTCGCGTTCCGCCAACACCTCGTCCTCGCCGACGTCGTTGAGTGCGAGCGCCTCCTCGCTGAGGACGGTCCGCTCGCAGTTGGTCGCAGACAGGTCGACCACGTCGCCGGCGGCGACGCTGTCGTCCGGGGCGTGCACGATCTCGAACACGTACTGGTCGTCTCGGATCCGGGAGAGCGTGCCGTACTCGGTGTCGAGCATCTCGGCCCCGATCTGGAGGAGCCCGGAGACGCGACCCTCGAACGTCTGGTCTGGCTCCGCGAGCGTCTCGGTGATATCCGCCAGCGCCTCCTCGTGCGATCGGAGCCGCTCGCGCCGCTCGCGCTCCTCGCTCACGTCCCGGAAGAACACCGACAGCCCCGACGGGGAGGGATACGCCCTGACCGCGAGCCACGCGTCCAGCGGCTCGTAGTACGCCTCGAACTCGACGGTCGACTGCGTCTCCATCGCCTCGACGTAGCTGTCGTGGAACTCGGTGTCGACAGCCTCGGGGATCAGCTCCCAGATCCCACGCCCGACGAGGTCGTCCTCGGCGCCGCCGTCGATCGCATTTCGGATGATGTCCTCGCCCTTGTCGTTGAGGTAGGTGAACCGCCACTCGTCGTCGAGCGCGAAGAACGCGTCCGTCATCCGATCGAGGAGCGCTGGATCGAGCAGCGAGTCGGCGTCGACGCCGGGCTCGTCACCTCGGGATCGGGGTCGCTCCTCGGAGTCAGTCATTGCCGATGGAGTGTTTGGAGCACAGATAAATTCCTCGGCGACCCCTCGATCGGAATCGGGAGCGCTTCGACCCGGTTCGGCGGAACGAGTCAGTTATCGGGCCATCGCTCGATGAACACCGTCTCGTCGGTGTAGAAGCGCACGGCGTCGTCGCCCTGGGCGTGCAGGTCGCCGAAGAAGGAGTCCTTGTCGCCGCCGAAGTGGAAGAACGCCATCGCGGCGGCAGTGCCCACGTTGACGCCGACGTTGCCGGCGTCGATCTCCAGCCGGAAGCGCCGGGCCTCGCCGCCGTCGCT contains:
- a CDS encoding ATP-binding protein, yielding MTDSEERPRSRGDEPGVDADSLLDPALLDRMTDAFFALDDEWRFTYLNDKGEDIIRNAIDGGAEDDLVGRGIWELIPEAVDTEFHDSYVEAMETQSTVEFEAYYEPLDAWLAVRAYPSPSGLSVFFRDVSEERERRERLRSHEEALADITETLAEPDQTFEGRVSGLLQIGAEMLDTEYGTLSRIRDDQYVFEIVHAPDDSVAAGDVVDLSATNCERTVLSEEALALNDVGEDEVLAERDGYTDWGISCYLGAPVRVNGSVYGTFCFYDREPRTQAFDEWQVTLVELMAEWVSAQLERQVVEENLRRQNDRLEDFATIVSHDLRNPLAVAKGQLELLSAELDDERLGKATRAHDRMEQIISDVLTMARTGSAVEDPEPTDLRAAAAEAWSTVDTGSATLDAEGAATLVAERSRLLQLLENLFRNAVEHGGDDVHVVVESTAGGFAVADDGPGITESDRDSVFDHGYTTREEGTGFGLSIVREIAQAHGWTASVTASETGGARFEFVDEEHP
- a CDS encoding 30S ribosomal protein S4 translates to MSTGTSTKRYETPNHPYQGERIDEESDLLSRYGLKNKEELWRAQSELRRYRREARRLIGESQGDVEAANEAGADFVARLQRLGILDETDAITDVLSLDVTDVLERRLQTVAYRNGVGNSTKQARQFILHGHVVVGDARVTRPSYKVETVEEDLVDFDEQSPLADELHPERAEGQ
- a CDS encoding DNA-directed RNA polymerase subunit D, which gives rise to MAADFDVEVVTRDDRSARLLVRGLTPAVANGLRRTILSEVPTFSIDTVRFVENSSVMFDEMVGLRLGLVPLTTPLDDYEVGDTVTLALDVEGPATAYSGDIETSDDLVQPADENVPIIELKEGQRLEFEADAVLDSGKEHAKHQGGVAVGYRHLQRVSVVGDADEFDEEEPNILRGVIETEDGELVHTEEFDSDLTNRYPGKELDIEDVPGAFVFQIETDGSMSVEELTLRAVESLRDRADELAEKVAV
- a CDS encoding 30S ribosomal protein S11, coding for MSESETTESRWAIANVFASFNNTLITVTDITGAETLIKSSGGAVVKQNRDEASPYAAMQMAEGVAEQLKAQGIEGVHVRIRGPGGNAQKSPGPGAQPTIRALARAGIEIGRIEDVTPIPHDGTRAPKKNRL
- a CDS encoding 30S ribosomal protein S13; translation: MSAEEPENAPDAEEDDEDLQYFVRIGQTDLDGTKSVERSLSDMKGIGQRTARLVAEAADVDRTATFGRLDQDDIDDVVDVVENFSEHVPEWMVNRQKDFFTGETDHIVGSDLNEKRRHDINRMKMIDSYKGTRHKRGQKVRGQRTKSTGRTEGTIGVNVEEIREEQAEEEAAAAEDDDE